Part of the Nicotiana tabacum cultivar K326 chromosome 20, ASM71507v2, whole genome shotgun sequence genome, tgaatTCTTCTTGCGTTATGATAATTCTTCTGAATAAATTAGATAAATTGATACAAAATATATTCTCTTTCAAAAGTATCCATTGATCCCTTCACCACCCAAATATTATAGATTGTTGAGGAATTAAACCCAATGAAATATACCCCGGACAAATACACAGATAACCATTCTCAAGGATGCTATATAGAGATTAACCAATATTTATtttgtcttgaaattttaaactaaaatctTAACTTCGGGACAATTCAAGACACTTTTGTTCCGAAAAATTgaactgaaaaactgaaattcaggacGCACGAGCTAATTCTTAAATAGCAGCCCTTTAGAGTGGCTACCTGGTATCATTTCTACAATATACCCCCCACATGGTCCATTAGAACATGTAACTTGGAGCACttgaactaaaaagaaaaacttctaattTTGCAGGCTTCACAATCATTTCAAGAAACATTATTCTCAAGAATTTCATGAGAGCAAAGTTGTAAGTTCAATCCTTAACGCATGCTGTCAATGCTCATTGAATAGCTTGAATGAATACCTCTATATGAATTGTGAACCATAACAACAGTTGAAGAAGCCTATTTCCAGAAAAACTTTCAATAATGTCACATACTTCAACAAACATAAAAAGTTTATTCATGTGGGAGAGCATTTTACAAAGCTGACTAACTAGATCGCAAGTTCAAAGGAAACTAGTAAAAGATTCGACCATGAAGAGAACTGATGGACACAGATATAGATTAGAAAGATAACAGAGGAAGCCTACGATTTGTGTCTAGCGAGGTGGGGTAGCACCCACCTGGAAAGGTTGTACAAGCAATGAACTCCTCTTACACTTTAATCAGATTGAAGCTAGAGTCGCCCTCTTTGGAGttaaaatgtacatttcacaGCCATGAGCATCAACCCGAGCACTGAATGAGCCCACAGTGTTCTCCAAAACAACTTCATGCTGCAACATTGCCATGGCGATGAGATCAGAGCAAACTTTTGAAGTAATGAATACATTTCAAGGACATGAGTTCCAGAACATAGAGAAATGAAACCAGCAAACAATGCTTAACTAATTCAGATGTATCAGTGTGAAAAATGAAGTCATTAGAGATCCTGAAGCTACAAGAAACTGGCTACATGCTGTACCAACTTACCTTCCACAAGTCTCTAACAGAGACGCCGATAGAAGATTCTAATCCAATTGCACCCCATTTAGCAGTAATAGTTGCAGCCTTTGAACATCTATTCCAGAGTACTACGGCCAAACGGTTTCCAGACAAGGGACCTGCCCAAAtctgtaaaaaaaataaagaacattAATAATAACAGATTGGTAAAGCATTATTAAAATTTACACTGCTCAAACCACTCTCTGCCCCCACCCctcgaaagaaaaagaaattatatCCAAATGCATCgcaacaataataacaagaataacCACAACAAGAGTAATACATCAACAAGTACGCCTCAATCCTAATTAGTTGGGGGCTATCTTAATCCTCTATATCCCGTCCACTCCATTGACCGCATTAATGATTGAGGATTACTGGTTTTGTTGTCTTAATAATACTAATAGTTAATAATGACAACAAACAAAGAACTACTAGTGACAGAATATTCTGGGCAAATTCTACCGATATTGTGCAAGAAAACATCATCTTTGGCCAATCAGTCCAACATGTGAGGTTGGCTGCCTTGTCACTTGAATAATAAGGGGAACTACTGATGACAGAACATTATTGGCAACGATTACATGATTTTGTGCAAGAAAACATTGTCATGGCAAGTCAGTTATACATGTGAGGAATGTAAATCTCATAGTGGCTGCCTTGTCACTTGGGGCTGAAAGTTACTAAACACTTATGCACCAAATGGACGAAACACTACACTTGTATGTCGGTGTGAAAGCGTCAAGCAATTAAGCATTCGCGTGGAACACTGGATCTCATTGAAATACACAATCTGAAGCTATACCAGGCTGCAAATATCTCGATGACTTTTATTAATTGAAAAACTGTACTTCGAATTTTTGAACCAAATGCTACCTAAAATATCCTATCAGAAAGACCAAAGTTCGATTAACACCCACTAACCCTCTTTATTTTTTGTTCAATCGTGACGGAGAAGAGCTTGATTGCTTTGCAAATTCATTTTGATGAAGTAATAATATTATTGATGTGGTGAATAAATTTCCCAATGTAGAAGTGGCATATAAACGAGGCAAAAATATGGTTTTCTACATATACCATCCAATCCTCTATGCGATCGCTTTCCAAATTGCTCTATCCAAGAGAATGGAAGTTCTTGTTACATTGAGAAAATTCCACATCAAAATGAAATATTAACACGTAGAGAAAATTTAGACTTCCTTTTTTTGTGATTATTGTCAGAAATCAACCTCTGTATGATCTTTAATTATTTAGGTAGTCTAAGTGAGAAATTTTTCAATCAATTTCTCATAATCCTCCAgctaaatatttcaagtaaaaCAAGAAAGTGTTCAACTCAATAAGGTCACTTTATCTGGTAAGCATCAAAGAAATCTTGTGTTTAAACTGTAAACAACAATAGAGCTCTTCATTCATATGTCAGAATACTGATATAAGTAGCTTTCCAAGAGATTATCTTTTTCTGGAAAATCAAAAGATGCTAAATGTAGAtaatgagaaagaaaaaatgagaaacaagGTGCAACTAGACCTGCTCGCAACCATCTGATCCGGAAGCATAAACTCTCCTACCCTGAACACCAAGTGGATCTGTAAAACAGAAGAAGTCATTtcttataaataattatttatatcaAAACCATATGCACACCAAAAGTACAAGGAAAATATGAGCATTCTCTGACAGAACAACCTCCTACCATCAAAAAAGGGGTGGAGAAGGGGTTACAAGGAAGACAAAGCTTTTTACCTTGGTCAACAGCGATAACCTCTTTATTGGAAAGAATTTCTAAAGTTTCAGCGGTGATGTTTCTGACATCACAACCAATAATAAGTGAAGCCTACAAATAGAAGCATGATGCCAGTTCATGAAGTAAGAGGGTTGAAGCACACAAAGCCACTGCACTGTCTCTTTGCATGAATAGCCCAACATAAAGCTGAGTTGTTTTCTCATATATGTACCATGATAATTTCTTTTAGAATGGGGAATAAAACAAACACATCCAATATGATGGACTTAAGTAATGACATATACACATTAAAACTTCTAAAAACTGGTCCATCTCCCTATTCTTATCCTTATTTCATTTACACACATGCACCATTTATACCAGCAAACAATTTGACTGAAGAACGGTCCCATCACAAATTTGTCGTCCTAAGGAGAAATTTTTTCGAAAAGGGATTAGATAAAAGTATTCAGTCAGacaattaaaaagagaaaaaaaaaacaagagaggACTCAGAAAACATAAGTATGAGTTTGATTGGGGATTTGCCTTCATCAAAGCCCAAATGCTAAAGTGCCCTTTGTACTCGTGGTAATTCATGCCCCCATTTCCAACCTCAAACATATCAGGATCTGCCAGAAGATAATAGAGAGTTAAAAAAACTCAAATGCTATTCATTCTACACCCCTTCAAAATCTAATGTTTCAGGCCCACTACCTACCGTTCCATCCACCAGGTCCAGCATACGATGCCCActtgtcattgatatcagcaatAGTTGTCATGCTAAAAGAAGTAAAATAAATGAAAGATTTCTGTCAGTATGATGCTTAATAGAGTTAAGTAACAATTCAGAAAAAGCAAAAAAGTTAAGCAGTATGGACAGTGAAGAGTTCTCTTAATGTTAAGTTAAGCTTGCATATTGTTTTATCCAGCTACTGTTCATAATTAGTGTAGAGCTATGATCAAAATCTTCTAAGTTTTGAAGGTACCATACATACATGCATAACTATCTTTATTTACTGTAACAACATCAGATtacaaaataatacaaaaataagatgaaataaaataaaaatgtcgTAAGTTAGAACCTAGCCCATGTATCATTGATGTCATCTGTTGTACGCCAACTGTTTCCAATTTTTCCAGCCCATTTGGCAGGGTCATCGACACCCCTGCCAATTTTGAAACAAAGCACAAAGAAAGCCCTCAAAATGCTGGTTAAGAACTCCATTTCAAATCGAAGAAAGTGCTTCGAAGTTACCATTCACAAAGTGCGTAAAATATAGTCCGTCCAGTAGTATTAAGGGCATCACGCATGGGCGGGTGTCTGGGAAACGTCTTAGTAATTAGATCTAATTATACACCTAAACCAATTAACTTAGACCTCACTGACTAAGAGTTGAACCTCTTTTGTGGTGGGAGGCCTAGATTGAAGCAGTTGTCGTACTTCAAATAGTCAACACCCTGTGTAGTTGAACAATCAGAATTTTAGTTAGCAGCTGAAATGTAAATCAACTTCCacattaaaagaaatgaaatgaaaagcaACGCTAATGCTAACATATTAACCAGGATTTACAAGTAAGAAAACTGTGTTACAATGTATACAAAATGCAATTAACAGTATTAGCTAGTGCTGCAATCAGCATATGTAACTGAAtagctcttttttcttttaaagcaAAGACAATTAATTCCTCGAAATCACATCAATTCTTATTTCCGTTATCTAAAGGCTAGGATATCCAGAAGAAGAAAATTTCTGAACATTTATTACCATTTGTATATGTAACTCTACTGCTGGAATGGTCATTATTGTGTTTATCACTAAGTTTGGAGACATTCGGTAACAATGCAAGTGTGCGACTGACGAAACAGAAAGGACAAACTAACCCAAGATGCCCAAAGTTCAGCATCATTTTTTTCATGAAACAGTGAGCCAGGTCGAACTTGACATGTAAAAGCCCTACAAGATCCAAGTAACTGAATAGTGAGAAATAGGAGATTGCACAAACACTTTATGCCAGACAGAAAATGTTTTAAACTAATTTCGGCATAGTTCAAAGATAATCAGACAGGGTAGTGGGGATTTGTCCTACCCAGCATCAGAATAAACACCTAGCTTTAGACCCTTTGAGTGCACATAATCAGCTAGAGCTTTAATTCCAGATGGAAAAGTTTTCAGGTCAGGAATCATTTGACCCTGCACAATAATTGGTGGATGATTAGCGTCTCACAAATCCATATATGGTCTGAAACTAAAAGCAAGAGATCATAACCAAGAAACAACCACAGTTTAAATGACGATATCAGTTAAATTGTAGACGCACCTTTAAATCTCGAGTCAATCTGGACCAACAATCATCTATAATGGAGAAAGCATATCAAACTGTCAAGATGTAAACCtcaaaaacaaaagcaaattaGTTTCTTCAAATGCTTACCGATGTTGACATAAGTATAACCCAGGCTAGCCAAACCAGTTGATACGGGTGCATCAGCTACCAAAGAGCACTTTCGTGTTATTGAGTAAACATTTAATAATTCAATAAAGGCTCTCATACTTTTAAGCAAACTATCAAAACAAGGTAAGGGAGCTCGGGGCATTTACCTGTTTCCTTGATGACTGTTTCATTAATATTGCAAGCAAAAAAATTCCAGGTACTCCACCTGTCCCAGAAATATGATTAATCACATAACTATAACACTCTTAACTTTTAACATATCAAAATTGTGAACAAGCATAAAGTTTTATTCTAACTTAGCAAGAGTGTCAAGAAAGGCATCTGCCCATATAATTTCGAAACACAGCTCATGGACTTAGCCTTACCCCTTTTTCCTTATATAGTCAGAGAAGgttaaaagccaaaaaaaaaaaaaaccgccCGGTACACTAAGCTCCCATTATGTGCGGGGTCCGGGGAGAGCCGGACCGCAAGGGTCTACGGTACGCAGGTACGCAGCCTTACCGTGCATTTTTTCAAGAGAAGGTTAAAAGCAAGggcaaaaaaataaaaggaagaaactACATGGTTTCAACTAAATCTTAGTAATTCATTTCCTAAACTTTCTAGCATTAAAAGAAAACCTAAAACCAACCACATGAACATAGATATAACTTATATATAAGCTCCGAGTGTTGCCAATATAACTTATAAGCTCTTAGTGTTGCCAGCATGTTAAGAGTATTATGTCAATGTGCAAGCAAACTGGCCTAGAcactaaaattatcaaaaaataaaaaacaacaagtagcaaatatcttCAAATTGACCATATGATtttcttacttttctaaaagttGAAAGCTTCATACAAGAGAATTACTAATAAACTGAATCAGAGACAAAATAAAGATTCAATTTTTATACGGAAAAAAAAAAGCAGGGGATGAGTgaagaaaaggggaagaggagAAGAAAATAACGGACCCCATCTGAGGAGTTCGAGCCAAGCCATTGTCGATTTGAAGAACACCATAATTGGAAGTATCATAGAGCTGAGATATGGAGAGTCTATCTTGAATTTTCAAATAAGGATGAATTGGAAACTCTCTTGCCGTGACTGTCACTGACATTAAAAACACAGTCAAAGACACAAGCGTAGCCGCAGTGGCAAGAATGCCAGAGGACTTTGCCATTcttgaattttgggattttgtttCCACAAATTCTGAAAAAGAGTGGATTATtaggagaagaaagaagaaaaagaaaagaacaagttTGAAGAGGGAAGGAAATGAATTATTTGTAGCTAATTATCCAAAGCATCTTCCTTTTATCCACTCTGATGATAATTAAAATTGGCAGCTAATATTgacttatttttatattataattggaCCGTCCATTTCTTACTTAAAAAAGGATCTTATTTTATTGGGTGTTAGCCTTGTTCTTTTGATTTGTGTTTTTGCTGCACACTTTTCGCTCCCGGGGAAAAAGGAAAATACTATGGGCATGGATCCGATAAGTGCATCctcagtatttttatttttgcgaTCCTTAAAAAGTTGAccagaaaaaagggaaaagataTGGAGGTCAAAGATAATAGGAAAAACAATACTAATGGAGATTTGAGAGCTTCAGTGAAGACGACAATGGCGGAAATAgaagagaaggttctagagagaattTTCTATTTGAGAGAAAAACTGGCCTGTATTATTGAAGCTCTGTTTATACAATGAGCTGatactatgtatatatacacCTCTACAATTGCATCTAATCTACAGCTCTCACATCACCTAAACTAACCAATTTCATAATTAGTTATAACTAACTAATCCTTCTTAACCGACTTAACTACACTCACGTGATTGGCACGTGATTACTCCTATCTTCAACATTCCCCCTCAAGCTAGATGGTGTAACCAAGTTCAGCACCCCTAGCTTGCCTATCAGGTAATCATGTTGCGATCTTCCTAGGGCCTTTGTGAACAAGTTTGCTTCTTGATCTCTAGACATCACATATCTTGTTTTTGataattccttgttggattttTTCTCCGATGAAGTGAAAGTCTATTTCTATATGCTTCGTTCGTTCGTGGAATATAGGATTTGCAGCAATTTGGTTTGCTGCCTTGCTATCACAGTGCAGCTCCACTGGCAATTCAACCTCTGCACCCAGTTCCTTGCATAATCCTGTCAACCAAAGAATCTCTGAGACTGTAGCAGCCATGCTCCTGTACTCAGCTTCTGCTGAGCTTCTTGATATCGTGCACTGCTTCTTTGACTTCCAAGATACCAAAGAGTCTCCTAACTTCATCACATACTCTGTCAATGACTTTCTGGACACTAGACATGATGCACAGTCAGCATCACAAAATGCTATGAGTTTTGGGCACTGTTTTGAGCTCATCAACAGACCAAGACCTGGTGCCCCTTTTATGTACCTTACAACTCTTATTGTTGCCTCCATGTGTGACCTCTTTGGACATTGTACATAAATTGGCTCAACACATGCACTGCATAACAAATGTCTGGCCTTGTCATAGTGAGGTACAACAGCTTCCCAACCAATCTTTGGTATAGCCCTGCATCTGGCAGCTTCTCATTATCTTTCAGCTCCAAGTGTTGATCATATTCTACTGTTGTGCATCTCTGATTGCATTCCATTGGAGTGGCTACTAGTTTTGATCCTGCCATTCCAAGATCAGTGATCAATTCCATTGCAAATTTTTGTTGATTCATCAGTATTCCTTATCTTGATCTTACTATCTCAATTCCCAGAAAAAATTTCAGCCCCCCTAAGTCTTTAATCTTGAATTTGCTTTGCAATATAGACTTTGCTTCTGAAATTAGGTAATGATCATTCCCAGTTATGAGGAGATCATCCACATATAATAGAATGATCACTAGACTGATCCCTTGCCTTTTTGTAAACAAGGAATAATCAAATCGACTCTACACAAATCCTGAATTGATCAAGGCCTCGATTAGTGTCAAATTCCATTGTCTTGAAGCTTGCTTCAATCCATAGAGGGATTTACGCAGCCTATATACTTTCTCCCCCTGGTTGTGAAATCCCTGGGGCAAGCACATATACACTTCTTCTGTAAGGTCACCCTGAAGGAAGGCATTGTATACGTCCATCTGATGCAAATTCTAATTATGTGATGCTGCTAATGCAAGAACCACTCTGTTTGTTACCATTTTGACTACAAGAGAGAAAGTCTCATGGTAGTCGAGGCCTTCAATCTGGTTATACCCTTTTTCAAACCAaacgagctttgtatctttcaacttcccCATTTGCTCTATATTTTATCTTGAATACCCATTTGCAACCAATGAAAACGTTCCCTGTTGGAAAATCTACCAAGGACCATGTCTCATTTTCTTTGAGGGTATTCAACTCTTATGTCATAGCTTCTACCCATTGAGGATCTGCTGATGCTTCTTCATAGCTACTAGGTTCCTTCAAGCTAGTTATCTTGGAAAGATAAGATTTGTACTTGACTGAAATACCATCATGGCTCAAAAAATATTGCATTGGGTACTTGCAAGATGATTGTAAAGTTGAGCTTGTCAATGAACCATTGCACACATAGTCCTGCATCTAGGCAGGTTCTTTCACAGTCCTGCTTGATTTTCTAAGCTGATTGTCTGAGTGGGAAAGATGAACTATTTCTGAGAGTATTCCTTCTAGCTGTTGTGGCTGTTGTGTTTCTTCAAAATCTGGTGAAGGCAAATATGGTGATTCTACAGCAGGTAGTATCTCATGTTGGAATGCATCTGCAGAAGGAGGACTTGCAGCTTCATGTGTAGGATCTGCATCTGTAGATCTGTAGATGAAAGATATGGTGTTGTTGTGTCATTGCTGGTGACAGATTCTATTACTCCATTGGGAAAAACCTACAACTTTCCTTCCTTTAAAATCTGGAAAGGAAACATGTTCTCCATGAACTTTACATCCCTGCTTACAAAAAAAGCATTAGTCAAGAGATTATATAGTCTATATCATTTCTGAGATGAAGAATATCCTATATGAacagtgttgatacccaatttttttttatgtatttttatgcaCAAAATGCTTTTAAAATaacatgtatatacatatataagcatgcccaagtattttggtattttttcctaatttttaaagatttttaaaattaatttattgtctattttagcagtataAAGACCAATAATTActtccaaaatcatcaattttggtgaatagtTTATTTTACtcccatatttatactaaaatatagttaaggtaattttatatatttttacaaatttatttagtatttaaaagactaaattgcatataattgcaattatagcccactttaagattaatagcattttataattgtaaaattgggtccagcatttttaaataaatatttatatactattaattgtatcagtacttttaatttgctgtTAAAATTATCttcactatttttataaaataaaaaggtgaaattggctatttaatattTAGCCCATCTTTATTTCAATAACAGCCCCATTACATATCAATTGTACCCTTAATTTGACTCAATTAAACCAGCCCAATTCCATTTGGACTCAACCCACGACCCAATTCCAAATGACGCGCCCGGTTCCTACTGttgatccaggtcgttgatcattttgatcaacggccataaACCACGCTTACCTTTTTTAACTCCAAACGACTACCTTAATCCTTCATTTCCATCTCTCAGCCACCTTTGAAACCTCTCGTCTCTCAAACTCTCCACCCTAGCCTCCTTCTACCCCTCTTCAACTACCACATcatcggaatccatggcttctcaggccattgATGGTTGGTACTCACTCCCTTCTATCAGTAAACCATGGTTGTTCGAAGCTTCGAGACCTGACCTCGATGGTTCTCCTtcaaatccttctcagatctgtagatctatggcttctccagCCATTACTCCGGCATATTCAAGCACTATGAGCCTTTTTAAATggcatcatcttcttcttctttgagtaCTTCACAGTTTCCTTGGTGGAACTACAAAGTCTTTCTAAGTTTTAGAGGTAAAGATACTCGAAGGACATTTACAGGTTACCTCTTCAAAGGCTTGGAAAATACTTGAAGGACATTtactcgtgggatcagttcttgcctttagcagagtttgcctacaacaacaactaccagtcgagtatccagatggctttttatgaagatttatatggtaggcggtgtcgatctccggttgggtggtttgagccgggagcggctcgattgttgggtacaaatttggttcaggaggccatggacaaggtcaggatcattcaggataggcttcgtacagctcagtctaggcaaaagagctatgcggatcgtaaggttcgagatgtagctttcatggttggtgagcgggtattgctccgagtgtcgcctatgaagggcgtgatgagatttgggaagaagggcaagcttagccctaggttcatttgcctgtttgagattcttgagcgagtgggagatgtggcttatagacttgtatTTCCGCCTAGCTTATCAATTGTGCAcccagtttttcatgtgtccatgctctggAAATATCACGGAGATCCagcccacgtgttagatttcagcactgtccagttggacaaggacttgtcttacgaggaggagccagtagctattctacactggcaggttcgtcagttgagatccaagagttttccttttgttcgtgttcagtggagaggtcagcctcctgaggcttcgacctgggagtctgagtccgatatgcggagccgttgtCCTCATctattccccgactcaggtacttccttcttctgtccgttcgatgacgaacggttattttagaggtggagaatgtgatgccCCAAAGGGTTATCACCTATTTTCTTATCTATTCCGAGCTtttaaggccttgaaaacttCATTAATGgtcgcctcgatttgcgtgcatagtccgggaGCGTAGCCGGGAgctcaaatatgaaattctgtgaaaatttGCTAAGTcttgatattaaaatgaataaatttgacttcggtcaacattttgggtaacggacccggacccgtgatttgacggtcccgaaaggtcgtaggaaaatatgggacttgggcgtatgcccggaatcgaattctgaggtcccaagcccgagaaatgaatttttgagtaaaattgttttctgaaaatatctaagaaaaatgaaaataaaatttgattagaaagtgatggtatcgggcccgtattttggttctggcatccggtacaggtcttatatatggtttaagcactttctgtaaagtttggttgaaaacggacatcgtttgacgtgtttcggacttaaaatagaaaatttgatgttttatgaaatttggaaGAAATCATGGATTTTAAGGCTTAATTCGTTGTttat contains:
- the LOC107779897 gene encoding alpha-galactosidase 3-like isoform X1; amino-acid sequence: MAKSSGILATAATLVSLTVFLMSVTVTAREFPIHPYLKIQDRLSISQLYDTSNYGVLQIDNGLARTPQMGWSTWNFFACNINETVIKETADAPVSTGLASLGYTYVNIDDCWSRLTRDLKGQMIPDLKTFPSGIKALADYVHSKGLKLGVYSDAGAFTCQVRPGSLFHEKNDAELWASWGVDYLKYDNCFNLGLPPQKRHPPMRDALNTTGRTIFYALCEWGVDDPAKWAGKIGNSWRTTDDINDTWASMTTIADINDKWASYAGPGGWNDPDMFEVGNGGMNYHEYKGHFSIWALMKASLIIGCDVRNITAETLEILSNKEVIAVDQDPLGVQGRRVYASGSDGCEQIWAGPLSGNRLAVVLWNRCSKAATITAKWGAIGLESSIGVSVRDLWKHEVVLENTVGSFSARVDAHGCEMYILTPKRATLASI
- the LOC107779897 gene encoding alpha-galactosidase 3-like isoform X2: MILPIMVFFKSTMAWLELLRWGGVPGIFLLAILMKQSSRKQCSLVADAPVSTGLASLGYTYVNIDDCWSRLTRDLKGQMIPDLKTFPSGIKALADYVHSKGLKLGVYSDAGAFTCQVRPGSLFHEKNDAELWASWGVDYLKYDNCFNLGLPPQKRHPPMRDALNTTGRTIFYALCEWGVDDPAKWAGKIGNSWRTTDDINDTWASMTTIADINDKWASYAGPGGWNDPDMFEVGNGGMNYHEYKGHFSIWALMKASLIIGCDVRNITAETLEILSNKEVIAVDQDPLGVQGRRVYASGSDGCEQIWAGPLSGNRLAVVLWNRCSKAATITAKWGAIGLESSIGVSVRDLWKHEVVLENTVGSFSARVDAHGCEMYILTPKRATLASI